DNA sequence from the Nycticebus coucang isolate mNycCou1 chromosome 23, mNycCou1.pri, whole genome shotgun sequence genome:
tcaagcccacccaaaggcatggaaattaaacaatcttctgttgaataacagatgggtgaaggaagaaataaaacaggaaatcattaacttccttgagcataacaacaatgaagacacaagctaccaaaacctgtgcgatactgcaaaagcagttttgagaggaaaattcatcgctttagatgcctacatttgaaaaacagaaagagagcacatcaacaatctcacaagagatcttatggaattggaaaaagaagaacaatctaagcctaaactcagtagaagaaaagaaatatccaaaatcaaatcagagatcaatgaaattgaaaacaaaagaatcattcagaaaattaatgaaacaaggagttggttttttgaaaaattaaataaaatagataaaccattggccagactaactagaaatagaaaagtaaaatctctagtaacctcaatcagaaacgataaaggggaaataacaactgatcccacagagatacaagatatcatctctgaatactaccagaaactctatgcccagaaatttgacaatgtgaaggaaatggatcaatatttggaatcacaccctctccctagacttagccaggatgaaatagacctcctgaacggaccaatttcaagcactgagatcaaagaaacaataaaaaagcttccaactaaaaaatgccctggtccagatggcttcactccagaattctatcaaaccttcaaggaagagcttattcctgtactgcagaaattattccaaaaaactgaggaagaaggaatcttccccaacacattctatgaagcaaacatcaccctgataccaaaaccaggaaaagacccaaacaaaaaggacaatttcagaccaatctcactcatgaatataggagaatttcagaccaatctcactcaacaaaatcctagccaatagattacagcttatcatcaaaaaagtcattcatcatgatcaagtaggcttcatcccagggatgcaaggctggtttaacatacgcaagtctataaacgttatccaccatattaacagaggcaaaaataaagatcatatgatcctctcaatagatgcagaaaaagcatttgataaaatccagcatccttttctaattagaacactgaagagtataggcataggtggcacatttctaaaactgattgaagctatctatgacaaacccacagccaatattttactgaatggagtaaaactgaaagcttttcctcttagaactggaaccagacaaggttgtcctctgtcacctttactattcaacatagtgctggaagttctagccaatacaattaggcaagacaaggaaataaagggaatccaaatgggagcagaggaggtcaaactctccctctttgctgatgacatgatcttatacttagagaaccccaaagactcaaccacaagactcctagaagtcatcaaaaaatacagtaatgtttcaggatataaaatcaatgtccacaagtcaatagcctttgtatacaccaataacagtcaagatgagaagctaattaaggacacaactcccttcaccatagtttcaaagaaaatgaaatacctaggaatatacctaacgaaggaggtgaaggacctctataaagaaaactatgaaagcctcagaaaggaaatagcagaagatattaacaaatggaagaacataccatgctcatggatgggaagaatcaacattgttaaaatgtctatacttcccaaagctatctacctattcaatgccattcctatcaaagtacctacatcgtactttcaagatttgcagaaaatgattctgcgttttgtatggaaccggaaaaaaccccatatagctaaggcagttcttagtaacaaaaataaagctgggggcatcagcataccagattttagtctgtactacaaagccatagtgctcaagacagcatggtactggcacaaaaacagagacatagacacttggaatcgaattgaacaccaagaaatgaaactaacatcttacaaccacctaatctttgataaaccaaacaagaacttaccttgggggaaagactccctattcaataaatggtgttgggagaactggatgtctacatgtaaaagactgaaactggacccacatctttccccactcacaaaaattgattcaagatggataaaggacttaaatttaaggcatgaaacaataaaaatcctccaagaaagcataggaaaaacactggaagatattggcctgggggaagacttcatgaagaagactgccatggtaatcgcaacaagaacaaaaataaacaaatgggacttcattacactgaaaagcttctgtacagctaaggacacaataaacaaagcaaagagacaacctacacaatggcaaaggatatttgcatattttcaatcagacaaaagcttgataaccaggatctatagagaactcaaattaatccacatgaaaaaagccaacaatcccttatatcaatgggcaagagacatgaatagaactttctctaaagacgacagacgaatggctaacaaacacatgaaaaaatgttcatcatctctatatattagagaaatgcaaatcaaaacaaccctgagatatcatctaaccccagtgagaatggcccacatcacaaaatctcaaaactgcagatgctggcgtggatgtggagtgaagggaacacttttacactgctggtgggactgcaaactagtacaacctttctggaaggaagtatggagaaacctcaaagcactcaagctagacctcccatttgatcctgcaatcccattactgggcatctacccagaaggaaagaaatccttttatcataaggacacttgtactagactgtttattgcagctcaatttaccattgccaaaatgtggaaaaagcctaaatgcccaccaacccaggaatggattaacaagctgtggtatatgtatatcatggaatactattcagctattaaaaaaaatggagactttacatccttcgtattaacctggatggaagtggaagacattattcttagtaaagcatcacaaaaatggagaagcatgaatcctatgtactcaatcttgatatgaggacaattaatgacaattaagtttatggggggggaagcagaaagagggatggatggaggagggtggggccttagtgtgtgtcacactttatgggggcaagacatgattgcaagagggactttacctaacaattgcaatcagtgtaactggcttattgtaccctcaatgaatccccaacaataaaaaaaaaaaaaaaaaagaaatttcaacatgagtttgggCTCATGAACAATGAATTCCTCTGACTGTCGAAAGGGAAaagttaatgtgttaaaataaTCTAGTATCTGAATACACAGGCAATCACATAGTGCATTGACCTTAAAAAGCAGGTGTGTACATTATGATTacttttatttgcaaaaaaagaaaaaaaagccctccccttttttctttagTGAAGTTTCAGGCACTTAGAATAAAATTTCTCTTCTCATTAAGCATAGTGGAAGCAAAATTCAAAACTTGGACTAAGTATCATTAGTTTAGATAGTACTGCTAATAGAAAGTTATTACACGGTTGATATGCCAAGATTTCAGGAGTCTAAGCTATTTAAATTAtggaaagatgaaatatttaaatggcAGCTTTCAATCTATTAActacaattttatttcttgctcCATAAtgtaaatttatcatttttaactttattttatgcttaaaatacagttaaaaattgagaaatggaatattgtgaaatatttccATATGGaatatttccaaaatgaaatTCCCTTTATGGTATATTTCTctaaaaagtttagtttattcATTGTTTGGCAGCAAAACTTTTTTTAACGTTTTTTTAAAGGTTACTATatattacagaattttttttccttttttttttttttattgttggggattcattgagggtacaataagccagttacactgattacaattgttaggtaaagtccctcttgcaatcatgtcttgcccccataaagtgtgacacacactaaggccccacccccctccctccatccctcttagTTTAGAAAGCATAAGATTAAAATGATAAGTagactaataaaatattttaacctttAATTAAAGAATCtaactttttttctatatttatattactctatttttctttgcgCAGAACTTGGAATCAATTTTGATCACATATGGCAAAAAACCTTGACGGTGTTAAACCCATTGAGGCCAGCAGATGGCAGCATTATGAACGAGACGGACCTGGCCGGACCCAGCCTTTTCTGCATCGCCCTGGGAGCCACCCTACTTCTGGTAACGCCACAGCAAATAATAAAGGCGCCAGATGTTAATGTTTGCCTTTTCCAGTGCTGATTCTGAAGAGGTCTTGGTAAATGCAGAAGGAAGTAGGTTGCTTTATGTAGGGAAAATTGTTTAATTCATGACTCAACTTTTTAAGAGAGAATTTAATAAACCTATAGCGACAAAAAGAAGCTTCCATCATGTATCCCAAcagataaaaaatacaaatttaagtaGAATTTCAAAAAGTCAAATCACCAAGTCAAATTTTCAACAAAGCAGGaaatcatttattcttttcttgttgttaaGAAAAgactttcaggaaagaaaaaagaaaagactgttaGGCTGGAAAAGTTGAAGGAAAACATGGACTGGGGAAGTGTGCAGCGCAAGATTTTATTCTTGATTTCTGTGAAACTTCTATGGTGACAGTGAACAAGTCCCCTCTCCTCACTTTGGTCATCATTTCCTCCGCTGCAATACTATATCCCAAGAGTATTTCTACTATCTTGTGAAGTATGACTATCCTTTTACTCAATAATTATGAAGTGCTTTATACATTGTCatattatatttatgaataattTGCAATGATAAACTATGATTTGTTTACTAAACTTACATATTTCCCCTATAATTTTAgtttcaacctcccaagtagctgggactacaggggcccaccacaagacctggctatttttttttagttgtcattgtttagcaggcccaggccgggtttgaacccgccagcccctgtgtatgtggctggtgccctaatcattgagctatgagtgctgagcctgGAAGCCATGATATGGAGAGtcactgaaaagtaaaaaaagaaaaaagtttccaCCTTAATGAAGTTTAGGAGACATTCTAACTTATAGTTTAGAAAAAACCTTTATTACAAAAacggaagaagaaaaaaggaatgagaaatgGCCATGTATTTTATACTAAAGAGGGAATGATAATACATAAAAAACAGGATGGAGATAGTCaaataaatgtgaaaagtatCGTTTCATTAAGGCACAAAGAGATAAACTTGGCAggggaaacaataaaggaaatttaagACTCTAGGGAAAGCTCTTAAAATCGCCCTCTTCCCTGGCTCTTACTGCTATACACCTCTCACGAAAATAATTGTCCCTTAACatagatacaatttttaaaagtagttacAAAATGCACTTGCAACTAAATAAGACCtcacttttcatttattaattatatatcaATCAAAATACTGATTACTGTGtagtttctgcacagcaagatGGCCCATAATCACATCACGTATGTCCATTACAATAGTGTTTAATGataacttatttctttctttgtaccACAGCAAATGTAAATACTCTGTAAATCAAATACGTATTGACTAGAGTTTTAATTTAGTCTCTAACCTCCCTTGTTCTGTCTTTGTCACGGTGATTTGATAATCTTAGATTAAGTTGCTAAGTGATGCCATGCCAATTAATCAAATAGTCAGAAACAAtcaatttaatatattaattcatCTTCTCTTTCAAGTCATTTGTAATATAATAGCTGTTTTTTCTGTATAAAAACATTAACATTCCTCAAAGGACAGCATTAATCCCATTAAAATCTCTGTTTGATATATAATGTCAGGTAGAATTATTTAAATATCCcctcttatgttttattttattttattttatttatttatttatttatttgcagtttttggctggggctgggttggaactcaccacctccagcatatggggccggtgtgctactccttgagccacaggcaccgcccccctctttcttatgttttaaatgcaaaacaatatagaccaaaaataattttaagtggaGGTAAGAAAATTGGAACTGTTCTTACTTTTCCAGAAGCTGTGATCTGGAACCTTTGGTTTCATATTTATAggccttcatttcattttcttcaagactAAAGGAGTTTGAATGGTTCTTTCAATTCCGAAATTACAAGGATGGGGTCTGTGTGAAAATACAAATTCTCTGCATTTTTATGCAAACATTATCACTTGGATTTTATCATTAGATGTGGTAACTTTAGACTTGGTTCTGATGCATATAGAGCATTAAGGacacccctcaaaaaaaaaaaaagaaacttcaactAGATATGAAGTGAAGTAAGATTTAATTCAGAATTTAATGATACTTTAACTCTGCCTTAAATTCCTAGAATTAAACTACAAAGAGTGATTTCATGGGCTAATACAGGAATTATACAAGGGAACACAAAACTAAATCCAGAACCAATATCCAAATCTGTTCACTGTTTCCAGATTTGTAATATTCATAGTCATatgctcatcatttttatatGTCGATATAAAGACCCAATACTTTTTAGTGGGCTTCAAACACTTAACACAGCTTTTATATTACTCACCTTTCCCCCAAAATTACTTTACCCCTTACACCAGGTAGACAGATGGTTTAAAGTGACTGTTTCTCTGGTAGGGCTAAGAATGTGATCTGGAAAGGCAATATAAAAAAGTATTATCAGAAGAATactaagtattttaaattactatGTGGTAGTTAGGGGGCACCAAAAAATGTTGAGGCTAAAAAAAGTggaacatttatttctatttcaattaTAAGCCCTcattagaatttaaaacaaattttaaaaatagcagtgATGTGGGCCAAATAGAATTACAACTTAAATTGGACAAACTAGCAAGAGAGAGTCATGACGAGAGAGGTCTATAATTgatcaagaaaggaaaatttttacTACCAAATTAGTTTCATCCACCCCCTATTTGCCATGCTTCATTTATAAAACTGCCATTTAGGGCCATAAAGTTCCAATTATGTGTCCTTTGAGTATTAAGGATATTGTCCTATACCTTTACAATGAGCCCTACATTAGAATTACCCCAGCCAAGTAAAAGGTTAAGTAGAAAGTTTCTGTAATACGTGAAGGCAATTCGAAATTGTCACTGTTTTCTAAGTAGAGAAAACCCTCCCAATAGGGCAGTACCTGACAGCATGTCCATAATTAGCACTATTTCCTCAAATATGGATAagaacataaaagatataatgaGGATTTGTCTGTGGCTAATGCTGAAGAGGATGTTATTAGCATCgtccatttatattttatgaaactTAGGGGTGACCAACTCTCCAACCTCAGAGgaagaagaattcaaaataggtGGACAATTTTCAACACTAATACAAGGTCATACCATCCTCTATCACACTAACTAATTGCGGAATATGTATAGGTAAAGAACTCTGTGGATAACAACTACAGGGAAGGAACAGGACAGCTAAAAAGCTTTCTCTGTGAATCAATTTATacatcttcattgtttttacatAATTCCTAAAACCGGAGTCAGCCTGTTCAAGCCCATCCAGAAATTATAATCAACTTAATGTAAAGATTAAAAACCAAATGCATTCTTACTGGAGATTTGGTATTCTCAGGTAGCAAACGTTCAAAACACCTCCTGCTGGATTAACAGCAGGTTGTGACTTTTCCTAGATGAACTTGTTGGGAGTCTTTCTCCTTAGGACCTTGTAAGTGTTGGCTACTTTTATGAACCCTTCTTGGAAGTTGAGCAGTATACCTGAACATTACTAATGTCCTTTAACAACACATCTTTTATGATTAATTATTAGTTAGTTTATAAAAATCAGTATTTCATAAGGTATTATTGGTCAACCTGGTGATAGGCATTAGGAAGAATGGAAGGTTTCTGTGGTCAAATAACTTTGGAATGTGCTGAGTTAAATGAAGCTAAGTCCCTTTATTTTAGGCCTTGTTAGTGATCCTATTGATGTTAAAAGCTGGAGTTTTTGAGCCAGACCTCTGGGGTCAATGCCAGTCTCAACCACTAGGCGTTATATTACactgggcaagttgcttaatctCCGAGCACCTCCCTGTACCCTAACCCAACCCTTTACCTATACATGTTCTGCAAGTAATTCTGCTTCCTCATGTAAAGTTgatataataatagtacctatctgATAAGGTTATTATGTAGATTAAATAATGTATGTAGGACACTTAGGATGGGACCTGACATAGTAACTCCTCTAGATGTTTGCTAATTTTACTAATAGGCCTTGCACATTTCCAAGactaaaagagtttttttttcacTCCTTTATTTGATCATTCAATTATTCAGCAAATATGGGGATAGCATATTTAATTATGCCTCATACTTCTAATAGACAAGCTATGATACTAACCTAGAtacttttcatctttttggtAACATGCTTGTCCCATCCCAAGTATAGTCAGGTGTGTTTGATTTTAGGATGGGAATTTATTTCCTAGAAGGTGTGTTTCCCAGAGCCTCTATTACAATAGAAAGCAGTGTCGAGCAAACTCTAAGATTCTGTCTGCTTTGTTGGCGTTCAGATTTCCTTTTGATGTCTACTGTGTGTTCATTCGGTTTTCCTCTCTTTGTTTCAGGCAGGAAAAGTTCAGTTCGGCTACGTGTATGGCATGAGTGCCCTTGGCTGCCTTGGGGTTTACGCCTTACTGAACTTGATGAGCTCTTCAGGGATGTCCTGTGGCTGCGTGGCCAGTGTGCTGGGTTACGGCCTGCTGCCCATGGTCATCCTGTCCAGCTGTgccatctttttctctttgcagtAAGTGACGGTGTGCTCTACCTGATGTGACGTAACAATCATCACTAAGGCTGGCCACTCCAGTGCAAAAGGTTCAGCTCTTTCCAATCATTTTGCAGGTGAATTGAGGAAATAAtggctattattaataaaaattacacaTGGATTCCAGAAAGTAGGTCAGTTTTCGGCTCTTTCAATGCTGTTCCTATTtcgatgattttaaaaataaattaagccaAGTTATCTTTAAAACTGGCACTTTTTAAGTTGTCACATTTTTCAATGCGAACTATTGTTATGCATCATATAACTACTACAGAAAATTCACTTGTTTGATTCTGGAAGAATAAGTGCCTGGTGAAATGACGAATGGCTTCTGCTCCTAGGCACTCTACCTTCTAGGCTAGGAGCAATAGTTCTTGGCTGCTTGCAGGGCAGAATTCCCAGGAACTCTGATGAGGATATTAATGCTGGAGAACTTTGTAGTATATATGCTCagtcaatacatttttttctttttcttccctaagcCAGGCAGTTAGtatttgcaaatcaaaactattaataaagGTATAGTAGATGAAAGTTTCTGTTGGGCAATTTCCCAGGGCATGTGCCTATGACTGTCACTTTGGTGAGGGATAGCAAGTGATTACATAGTCCTTTGTCACCTGCCATGTTCTGAATCCCcttagaaaaagaaacatttggcATCAGACACAGtttgcattttcttcttaaataatcCAAGTTTTAGATTATTAATGCTAAACTGGTGAGGATATTATAGAAACAAGTTACTAATGCCCCAAATGAACGTCTTTGAaaagcttttaatatttttgtttaacatAATTACAGATAACTTTTTTATAACATTATCCAGAGTAACTTAGTTAGAAGTGTtttttggtgtttatttttatttatttttttttttgcagttttggccggggctgtgtttgaacccgccacctctggcatatggagccggtgccctactcctttgagccacaggcgccacctagaaatgctgttttgttttaacaTTAGAATAACTTAGAGCATACTTTATCAGCAAGTACTCAGCATTTTAAAGAGAGGGATATACAACGAGAAATATATCCTTTGAATGTATAAATAcaatatgagttataggtatacTTATTGAGttttattcatgaaaaaaatcCCACATTTTATATACTATCTCTTTAGTAAGCTGTTCTATTTGCTGTGCTGTTTAGTATTGAAATTTGGATGTTAGTTAAGAGTTCAGTTCTGCAACTTCTACTTTGCCAGATGCTTTTGAAAAGAATACTGTCATGGTCTATGgcctaaaaatgctaaatcttaaTCATTGTTTCCAGCAAAGTTAAGATTTGGGGTATCTTAAATGACTTTGTAATATacgagtaagaaaaaaaaatagaacttttggATTTGGTGACTCATTAGAAATCTGGACATTT
Encoded proteins:
- the YIPF7 gene encoding protein YIPF7 isoform X2, encoding MSNLGQFDSDFYQSNYTIDNQEQNYNDSNANGNLSGSRTGQVDEPPQPASCVPSEMLMLPAYAGQFFQPAPNLDYYSQSSHIDSFDEEPPLLEELGINFDHIWQKTLTVLNPLRPADGSIMNETDLAGPSLFCIALGATLLLAGKVQFGYVYGMSALGCLGVYALLNLMSSSGMSCGCVASVLGYGLLPMVILSSCAIFFSLHFGRGCV